Proteins from one Oncorhynchus tshawytscha isolate Ot180627B linkage group LG16, Otsh_v2.0, whole genome shotgun sequence genomic window:
- the LOC112216023 gene encoding src-like-adapter 2, whose translation MGSGPSKEHQGSSTHAALLGQEELAEPVILESSRYVVVALYNYPTGHPTNSSIRAGERINVLSDEGEWWKVRSSATGNESYIPSSYTARVYHRCQYEGLSRKKAEELLLLPNNQTGSFLVRESQTRPGAHSLSVRKTSDQDRCSVKHYRIQQLENGWHFISPCLTFPTLTALVDHYSEVTDGLCCLLGEPCFIQGSNSIPVATGPIPMAVRKSTLNWKDADSSMIFGKVNEDSLVSEGLREAISSYLFMTGDCSQKWDS comes from the exons ATGGGCAGTGGGCCCAGTAAAGAGCATCAGGGATCCAGCACTCATGCAGCCTTGTTGGGCCAGGAAGAGCTCGCTGAGCCGGTCATACTGG AGAGCAGCAGGTATGTGGTAGTGGCCCTGTATAACTATCCCACTGGACATCCAACAAACAGCAGTATCCGCGCGGGAGAGAGAATCAATGTGCTTTCAGA CGAGGGGGAATGGTGGAAAGTGAGATCCTCTGCCACAGGCAATGAGAGCTACATCCCCAGCAGCTACACAGCCAGGGTGTACCACAG GTGTCAGTATGAGGGTCTCAGCAGAAAGAAGGCTGAGGAGCTCCTGTTGCTACCCAACAACCAGACTGGCTCTTTTCTGGTCCGGGAAAGTCAAACCCGCCCTG GTGCCCACTCCCTGTCAGTGCGTAAGACCAGTGACCAGGACCGTTGCTCAGTCAAACACTACCGGATCCAACAACTGGAGAACGGCTGGCACTTCATCTCCCCCTGCCTCACCTTCCCCACCCTCACAGCCCTAGTGGACCACTACTCAG AGGTCACTGATGGGCTGTGCTGTCTGTTGGGGGAGCCTTGCTTCATCCAGGGGTCCAACAGCATTCCTGTGGCTACTGGCCCAATACCCatggccgtcaggaagtccacccTCAACTGGAAAGATGCGGACAG CTCCATGATTTTTGGCAAGGTCAATGAGGATTCCCTGGTGAGCGAGGGCCTGAGAGAGGCCATCAGTTCCTACCTCTTCATGACAGGGGACTGCAGCCAGAAATGGGacagctga
- the edem2 gene encoding ER degradation-enhancing alpha-mannosidase-like protein 2 — MLRLLCTIILCVIHVFTLISNAKGQEFTELEMAHYREKIKSMFYHAYNSYLDHAYPYDELRPLTCDGQDTWGSVSLTLIDALDTLLILGNYTEFQRVATLLQDTVDFDIDVNASVFETNIRVVGGLLSAHLLSKRAGMEVEPGWPCSGPLLRMAEDAARKLLPAFQTPTGMPYGTVNLLRGVNPTETPVTCTAGVGTFILEFSALSRLTGDPVFEDVARKALRSLWKTRSEIGLVGNHIDVLSKKWVAQDAGIGAGVDSYFEYLVKGSIMLQDEELLSMFLEYDKAIKNYTKFDDWYLWVQMHKGTVSMPVFQSLEAFWPGLQSLIGELDSALRTFHNYYTVWRQFGGLPEFYSIPQGYTVDKREGYPLRPELIESAMYLYKATGDHTFLQLGRDAVESIEKITRVPCGYASVKDIRDHKLDNRMESFFLAETIKYLYLLFDPDNFLHNSGLDFELGTGPSEDCVLGAGGYIFNTEAHPLDPAALHCCSRKQEERRELQDILLNLSEPLPSPQDTQSQETDSETEPPVMDPSESIALKPGSRRKAPLLSCPMQPFSARLAVMGQVFTDGT, encoded by the exons ATGCTTAGGTTGCTGTGCACTATTATTTTGTGCGTAATTCACGTTTTTACATTGATCAGCAATGCGAAAGGACAAGAGTTTACAGAGCTGGAGATGGCACACTACAG GGAGAAAATCAAGTCCATGTTTTATCATGCATACAACAGCTACTTGGATCATGCTTATCCATATGACGAACTGCGGCCCCTGACCTGTGATGGCCAGGATACATGGGGCAG TGTTTCACTGACTTTGATAGATGCCCTGGATACATTGTTG ATTCTGGGGAACTACACTGAGTTTCAGCGTGTGGCAACTCTGCTTCAGGACACTGTGGACTTTGACATCGACGTCAATGCATCTGTTTTTGAGACTAACATTCGAG TGGTGGGTGGTCTTCTCTCGGCCCACCTGCTGTCTAAGCGTGCTGGGATGGAGGTGGAGCCTGGCTGGCCTTGTTCTGGACCCCTCCTCAGGATGGCTGAGGACGCAGCACGAAAACTCCTCCCTG CGTTCCAGACGCCCACAGGGATGCCCTATGGCACGGTGAACCTGCTTAGAGGGGTGAACCCTACAGAGACCCCTGTCACCTGTACTGCTGGGGTGGGCACCTTCATCCTGGAGTTTTCAGCCCTTAGCCGGCTCACTGGGGACCCCGTATTTGAGGACGTGGCGCGCAAGGCCCTCCGGTCACTGTGGAAGACTCGCTCTGAGATAGGACTG GTGGGGAACCACATTGATGTGCTCTCCAAGAAATGGGTGGCCCAGGACGCAGGTATAGGGGCCGGTGTGGACTCGTACTTTGAGTACCTGGTGAAGGGCTCTATCATGCTACAAGATGAGGAACTGCTATCAATGTTCTTAG AGTATGACAAGGCAATTAAAAACTACACCAAGTTTGATGACTGGTACCTGTGGGTCCAGATGCACAAGGGAACGGTCTCTATGCCTGTTTTCCAATCACTGGAGGCCTTCTGGCCAGGGCTACAG AGTTTGATCGGTGAGCTGGACAGTGCATTGAGGACTTTCCATAACTACTACACAGTGTGGAGACAATTTGGAGGACTGCCGGAATTCTACAGTATTCCACAGGGGTACACTGTAGACAAGAGAGAAGGATACCCTTTACGGCCAG AGCTGATAGAGAGTGCCATGTACCTGTACAAAGCCACTGGTGACCACACCTTTCTGCAGCTCGGTCGAGATGCTGTGGAGTCCATTGAGAAGATTACACGGGTCCCCTGTGGCTATGCCAGT GTGAAAGACATCAGAGATCACAAGCTGGACAACCGCATGGAGTCCTTCTTCCTGGCAGAAACCATCAAGTACCTCTACCTCCTGTTTGATCCAGataacttccttcacaacagtggCCTGGACTTTGAGCTGGGCACTGGCCCCAGTGAGGACTGTGTTTTGGGGGCAGGGGGTTACATCTTCAACACAGAGGCCCACCCGCTGGACCCTGCTGCCCTTCACTGCTGCAGCCGCAAGCAGGAGGAACGCAGAGAGCTGCAGGACATCCTCCTTAACCTATCAGAGCCCCTCCCCAGTCCACAGGATACCCAATcacaggagacagacagtgagaccgAGCCACCTGTCATGGATCCTTCAGAAAGTATAGCACTGAAGCCTGGGAGCAGGAGGaaagcccctctcctctcctgccctatGCAGCCCTTCAGCGCACGGCTAGCTGTCATGGGTCAAGTCTTCACAGACGGTACATGA